The Caenorhabditis elegans chromosome II genome has a segment encoding these proteins:
- the F07A11.4 gene encoding ubiquitinyl hydrolase 1 (Confirmed by transcript evidence): MRKTDDGGGSGRLSSSCSSIRSSNYSRSYTPSFNTFKYSPSSYTPNISRNLNTTSTGSTTSDTPKLSSSSAPRSRLSFTTPSSTSTNLPRTSITSHKTLYSSPAAARVSVSTNDSLSHSTPHNTYRGISKYSTIERSTVADTKPYYSSATSSLSSTYDSRRHSRSDRISSSTLPDVKIETGPTTRTHMVHPTSSHIRSRSSYGRSNTVSMFAQQARERADREEKDRDYKEWMQKEKDRETELGLETLYPTTSSSSSAQSSAQSEFRRSVAPSPTSTSTTTPYRSNRYSSATRGGNSSSAAPLDDIMSTSYSSVAATPPPAYSQLSTSTSTLLRTRRERLEREEEGRNSSSMTPQPQSLVPPPPPPPPPPPSAASNGRSGYLPRSVSAAVISSASSSSVYKPTAMVLPYEEDREKVCVVEQGYTGLRNIGNTCFMNAVLQMLVNNIELREYFLRNHYQPEINETNPLGSEGRLAKAFADFMHQMWSGHQKAIEPTQIKNIVAEKASQFANFAQHDAHEFLSFLLDGLHEDVNRVKKKPLTGTVESHGRHDLDVSNEAWKNHILRNDSIFVDLFHGQLKSHVQCPNCDRVSITFDPFVYLPVPFPKNKQSTDLIFWPLENQTKPYKLTVSYSTEGTVADFLSVVSETVRVPTRNLRACEAICHKFDKIYSLDMKVSDIVSPDRLFVFQTHDEMEFNEEIVILHVLQRELYRKNTKHACHECGNSKLKLKACEECYDAVYCSKECQVANWSTGGHREECSKRKPSETVGHPLIVSLPRSQLTYQHLYRVLEAKSRHTVTLFQQPQYESEGSEGDSLQAPSRSIKKRNGVGAPPTFLQPPGESSSSSSVSSTPRRRSVAAEPRTKNQKMFEIRKLSGQNDSFGSHSISDDEACQSLESGGYVSVNWINQRNGKPYITIENRKDIDVDVEKSRQMNSRNMNGYVKSNNSETNPHLTQMLDLFSETERLKPEESWYCSTCKENVEATKKLQLYRLPPVLIIQLKRFVYTAFTYQSSMARRSKDTRSVEYPLESLDMSPFLAETSPHPNSTMYDLTGVVCHSGNSYFGHYISMGRLADFDSSKTKIEWRNFDDSTVARQSTSTLQTEDAYLLFYKMRDQNVTRSIFKRHYSCDPGAPEEVKI; encoded by the exons ATGCGCAAAACCGATGATGGTGGTGGAAGTGGTCGTCTATCGAGTTCGTGTTCATCGATCCGTAGTTCCAACTACTCAAGATCCTATACTCCAAG CTTCAACACCTTCAAATACTCTCCATCATCATACACACCCAACATCTCACGTAATCTGAACACAACGTCCACTGGGTCGACGACATCTGATACTCCGAAACTGTCATCGTCGTCGGCCCCACGTTCGCGTCTATCCTTCACCACACCATCCTCAACTTCTACAAATCTTCCGCGAACAAGCATCACATCTCACAAGACTTTGTACAGTAGTCCTGCTGCTGCACGTGTCTCCGTCTCCACAAATGATAGTCTCTCACATTCGACACCACACAATACATATCGAGGAATCTCCAAGTACAGTACCATCGAACGATCTACTGTTGCAGACACAAAACCGTACTATTCGTCTGCCACATCATCACTTTCAAGTACTTATGATAGTAGAAGACACTCAAGAAGCGATAGAATATCTTCATCCACATTGCCTGATGTGAAGATTGAAACTGGTCCGACTACGAGGACCCACATGGTGCATCCAACATCTTCTCATATCAGAAGCCGATCGTcata TGGCCGCTCCAACACTGTCTCAATGTTCGCTCAACAAGCTCGAGAACGCGCAGACCGAGAAGAGAAGGATCGAGATTACAAGGAATGGATGCAAAAGGAGAAGGATCGAGAGACAGAACTAGGTCTGGAAACTCTTTATCCAACTACATCATCCTCCTCATCGGCTCAATCTTCTGCTCAATCCGAGTTCCGTAGATCAGTTGCCCCTTCACCCACATCCACATCTACAACAACTCCATATCGTTCAAATCGGTACTCATCAGCAACACGTGGTGGCAACAGTTCTTCAGCAGCTCCTTTGGATGATATCATGTCAACCTCGTATTCCAGTGTCGCAGCAACTCCTCCACCAGCGTATTCTCAACTTTCCACGTCGACATCTACCCTTTTAAGAACAAGAAGAGAACGTCTGGAACGAGAAGAAGAGGGAAGGAATTCATCGTCAATGACACCTCAACCACAATCTCTTGTTccacctccacctcctccaccgccaccaccgccATCAGCGGCCTCCAACGGTAGAAGTGGGTACCTTCCAAGAAGTGTGTCAGCAGCAGTGATATCGTCAGCATCGTCGAGTTCGGTGTATAAGCCAACAGCGATG GTTCTCCCATACGAAGAGGATCGTGAAAAAGTTTGTGTCGTTGAGCAAGGCTACACTGGTCTCCGAAACATTGGAAACACATGTTTCATGAATGCAGTACTCCAGATGCTTGTCAACAATATTGAACTCCGCGAGTACTTCCTCCGTAACCACTATCAACCCGAGATCAACGAGACGAATCCACTCGGATCAGAAGGTCGTTTGGCAAAAGCATTTGCAGATTTCATGCACCAAATGTGGAGTGGGCATCAGAAGGCCATCGAGCCAACGCAGATCAAGAATATCGTTGCCGAGAAGGCATCacagtttgccaattttgcaCAACACGATGCACATGAATTCCTCTCGTTTCTGCTAGATGGACTACACGAAGACGTGAATCGAGTGAAGAAGAAGCCACTGACAGGGACGGTTGAAAGTCATGGAAGACATGATCTTGACGTGTCGAATGAAGCatggaaaaatcatattttaaggAATGATTCCATTTTTGTGGATTTGTTTCATGGACAGTTGAAGAGTCATGTACAATGTCCAAATTGTGATAGG GTCTCCATCACATTCGACCCATTTGTCTATCTTCCTGTACCATTCCCGAAGAACAAACAGTCAACGGATCTCATCTTCTGGCCACTGGAAAACCAGACAAAGCCTTACAAACTAACAGTCAGCTACTCCACAGAAGGAACTGTCGCCGATTTTCTATCAGTTGTCAGTGAAACTGTTCGAGTTCCGACGAGAAATCTTCGAGCGTGTGAAGCAATTTGTCATAAGTTTGACAAAATCTACAGTCTGGACATGAAAGTTTCTGATATCGTTTCACCGGATCGtttgttcgtttttcaaaCTCATGATGAAATGGAATTCAATGAGGAAATTGTGATTCTTCATGTGCTTCAACGAGAATTATATCGAAAGAATACGAAACATGCTTGCCATGAGTGTGGAAATTCAAAGTTGAAGCTGAAGGCTTGTGAAGAGTGTTATGATGCTGTCTATTGCTCCAAAGAGTGTCAAGTTGCAAACTGGTCAACTGGAGGGCACCGTGAAGAGTGCTCAAAACGGAAGCCAAGTGAGACAGTCGGGCATCCGTTAATCGTTTCCCTTCCAAGATCCCAGCTAACTTATCAGCATTTGTATAGAGTTCTGGAGGCAAAAAGTCGGCATACTGTAACTTTATTCCAACAGCCTCAATATGAAAGTGAAGGTAGCGAAGGAGATTCACTGCAAGCTCCATCTAGGTCCATCAAGAAAAGGAATGGAGTTGGAGCACCACCGACATTCCTTCAGCCACCAGGAGAATCATCCAGCTCATCCAGTGTATCATCAACTCCACGAAGAAGAAGTGTGGCAGCAGAGCCAAGGaccaaaaatcagaaaatgtttgaaattaggAAACTATCCGGCCAAAATGATTCCTTTGGCAGTCACAGTATTAGCGATGATGAAGCATGTCAGAGTTTGGAGTCAGGAGGATATGTGTCAGTTAACTGGATCAATCAGAGAAATGGAAAGCCATATATTACAATTGAAAATCGTAAAGATATTGATGTAGATGTGGAGAAGAGTAGACAAATGAACTCCAGGAACATGAATGGTTATGTGAAGAGTAACAATTCGGAGACGAATCCACATCTCACACAAATGCTTGACTTGTTCTCGGAAACTGAGAGGTTGAAACCAGAAGAGAGTTGGTATTGCTCGACGTGCAAAGAGAATGTGGAGGCTACCAAGAAGCTTCAGTTGTATAGGTTGCCGCCTGTTCTGATCATTCAGTTGAAGAGATTCGTCTATACAG CATTCACTTATCAATCATCAATGGCTCGTCGAAGCAAGGACACCCGATCAGTTGAGTATCCATTGGAGAGTCTTGATATGTCTCCGTTTTTAGCAGAAACATCTCCACATCCTAATTCAACG atgtatGATCTAACGGGAGTAGTATGCCATAGTGGAAACAGTTACTTCGGTCATTATATTAGTATGGGTCGACTCGCCGATTTTGATTCGTCGAAAACGAAAATCGAATGGAGGAATTTCGATGATTCGACGGTGGCTCGGCAGTCTACGAGCACTTTACAAACGGAGGATGCTTACTTACTCTTCTATAAAATGAGAGATCAGAATGTGACGAGGAGTATATTCAA acgCCACTACTCGTGTGATCCTGGAGCTCCAGAAGAAGTCAAAATTTAG
- the F07A11.4 gene encoding Ubiquitin carboxyl-terminal hydrolase (Confirmed by transcript evidence), translating to MVHPTSSHIRSRSSYGRSNTVSMFAQQARERADREEKDRDYKEWMQKEKDRETELGLETLYPTTSSSSSAQSSAQSEFRRSVAPSPTSTSTTTPYRSNRYSSATRGGNSSSAAPLDDIMSTSYSSVAATPPPAYSQLSTSTSTLLRTRRERLEREEEGRNSSSMTPQPQSLVPPPPPPPPPPPSAASNGRSGYLPRSVSAAVISSASSSSVYKPTAMVLPYEEDREKVCVVEQGYTGLRNIGNTCFMNAVLQMLVNNIELREYFLRNHYQPEINETNPLGSEGRLAKAFADFMHQMWSGHQKAIEPTQIKNIVAEKASQFANFAQHDAHEFLSFLLDGLHEDVNRVKKKPLTGTVESHGRHDLDVSNEAWKNHILRNDSIFVDLFHGQLKSHVQCPNCDRVSITFDPFVYLPVPFPKNKQSTDLIFWPLENQTKPYKLTVSYSTEGTVADFLSVVSETVRVPTRNLRACEAICHKFDKIYSLDMKVSDIVSPDRLFVFQTHDEMEFNEEIVILHVLQRELYRKNTKHACHECGNSKLKLKACEECYDAVYCSKECQVANWSTGGHREECSKRKPSETVGHPLIVSLPRSQLTYQHLYRVLEAKSRHTVTLFQQPQYESEGSEGDSLQAPSRSIKKRNGVGAPPTFLQPPGESSSSSSVSSTPRRRSVAAEPRTKNQKMFEIRKLSGQNDSFGSHSISDDEACQSLESGGYVSVNWINQRNGKPYITIENRKDIDVDVEKSRQMNSRNMNGYVKSNNSETNPHLTQMLDLFSETERLKPEESWYCSTCKENVEATKKLQLYRLPPVLIIQLKRFVYTAFTYQSSMARRSKDTRSVEYPLESLDMSPFLAETSPHPNSTMYDLTGVVCHSGNSYFGHYISMGRLADFDSSKTKIEWRNFDDSTVARQSTSTLQTEDAYLLFYKMRDQNVTRSIFKRHYSCDPGAPEEVKI from the exons ATGGTGCATCCAACATCTTCTCATATCAGAAGCCGATCGTcata TGGCCGCTCCAACACTGTCTCAATGTTCGCTCAACAAGCTCGAGAACGCGCAGACCGAGAAGAGAAGGATCGAGATTACAAGGAATGGATGCAAAAGGAGAAGGATCGAGAGACAGAACTAGGTCTGGAAACTCTTTATCCAACTACATCATCCTCCTCATCGGCTCAATCTTCTGCTCAATCCGAGTTCCGTAGATCAGTTGCCCCTTCACCCACATCCACATCTACAACAACTCCATATCGTTCAAATCGGTACTCATCAGCAACACGTGGTGGCAACAGTTCTTCAGCAGCTCCTTTGGATGATATCATGTCAACCTCGTATTCCAGTGTCGCAGCAACTCCTCCACCAGCGTATTCTCAACTTTCCACGTCGACATCTACCCTTTTAAGAACAAGAAGAGAACGTCTGGAACGAGAAGAAGAGGGAAGGAATTCATCGTCAATGACACCTCAACCACAATCTCTTGTTccacctccacctcctccaccgccaccaccgccATCAGCGGCCTCCAACGGTAGAAGTGGGTACCTTCCAAGAAGTGTGTCAGCAGCAGTGATATCGTCAGCATCGTCGAGTTCGGTGTATAAGCCAACAGCGATG GTTCTCCCATACGAAGAGGATCGTGAAAAAGTTTGTGTCGTTGAGCAAGGCTACACTGGTCTCCGAAACATTGGAAACACATGTTTCATGAATGCAGTACTCCAGATGCTTGTCAACAATATTGAACTCCGCGAGTACTTCCTCCGTAACCACTATCAACCCGAGATCAACGAGACGAATCCACTCGGATCAGAAGGTCGTTTGGCAAAAGCATTTGCAGATTTCATGCACCAAATGTGGAGTGGGCATCAGAAGGCCATCGAGCCAACGCAGATCAAGAATATCGTTGCCGAGAAGGCATCacagtttgccaattttgcaCAACACGATGCACATGAATTCCTCTCGTTTCTGCTAGATGGACTACACGAAGACGTGAATCGAGTGAAGAAGAAGCCACTGACAGGGACGGTTGAAAGTCATGGAAGACATGATCTTGACGTGTCGAATGAAGCatggaaaaatcatattttaaggAATGATTCCATTTTTGTGGATTTGTTTCATGGACAGTTGAAGAGTCATGTACAATGTCCAAATTGTGATAGG GTCTCCATCACATTCGACCCATTTGTCTATCTTCCTGTACCATTCCCGAAGAACAAACAGTCAACGGATCTCATCTTCTGGCCACTGGAAAACCAGACAAAGCCTTACAAACTAACAGTCAGCTACTCCACAGAAGGAACTGTCGCCGATTTTCTATCAGTTGTCAGTGAAACTGTTCGAGTTCCGACGAGAAATCTTCGAGCGTGTGAAGCAATTTGTCATAAGTTTGACAAAATCTACAGTCTGGACATGAAAGTTTCTGATATCGTTTCACCGGATCGtttgttcgtttttcaaaCTCATGATGAAATGGAATTCAATGAGGAAATTGTGATTCTTCATGTGCTTCAACGAGAATTATATCGAAAGAATACGAAACATGCTTGCCATGAGTGTGGAAATTCAAAGTTGAAGCTGAAGGCTTGTGAAGAGTGTTATGATGCTGTCTATTGCTCCAAAGAGTGTCAAGTTGCAAACTGGTCAACTGGAGGGCACCGTGAAGAGTGCTCAAAACGGAAGCCAAGTGAGACAGTCGGGCATCCGTTAATCGTTTCCCTTCCAAGATCCCAGCTAACTTATCAGCATTTGTATAGAGTTCTGGAGGCAAAAAGTCGGCATACTGTAACTTTATTCCAACAGCCTCAATATGAAAGTGAAGGTAGCGAAGGAGATTCACTGCAAGCTCCATCTAGGTCCATCAAGAAAAGGAATGGAGTTGGAGCACCACCGACATTCCTTCAGCCACCAGGAGAATCATCCAGCTCATCCAGTGTATCATCAACTCCACGAAGAAGAAGTGTGGCAGCAGAGCCAAGGaccaaaaatcagaaaatgtttgaaattaggAAACTATCCGGCCAAAATGATTCCTTTGGCAGTCACAGTATTAGCGATGATGAAGCATGTCAGAGTTTGGAGTCAGGAGGATATGTGTCAGTTAACTGGATCAATCAGAGAAATGGAAAGCCATATATTACAATTGAAAATCGTAAAGATATTGATGTAGATGTGGAGAAGAGTAGACAAATGAACTCCAGGAACATGAATGGTTATGTGAAGAGTAACAATTCGGAGACGAATCCACATCTCACACAAATGCTTGACTTGTTCTCGGAAACTGAGAGGTTGAAACCAGAAGAGAGTTGGTATTGCTCGACGTGCAAAGAGAATGTGGAGGCTACCAAGAAGCTTCAGTTGTATAGGTTGCCGCCTGTTCTGATCATTCAGTTGAAGAGATTCGTCTATACAG CATTCACTTATCAATCATCAATGGCTCGTCGAAGCAAGGACACCCGATCAGTTGAGTATCCATTGGAGAGTCTTGATATGTCTCCGTTTTTAGCAGAAACATCTCCACATCCTAATTCAACG atgtatGATCTAACGGGAGTAGTATGCCATAGTGGAAACAGTTACTTCGGTCATTATATTAGTATGGGTCGACTCGCCGATTTTGATTCGTCGAAAACGAAAATCGAATGGAGGAATTTCGATGATTCGACGGTGGCTCGGCAGTCTACGAGCACTTTACAAACGGAGGATGCTTACTTACTCTTCTATAAAATGAGAGATCAGAATGTGACGAGGAGTATATTCAA acgCCACTACTCGTGTGATCCTGGAGCTCCAGAAGAAGTCAAAATTTAG
- the F07A11.5 gene encoding Ribokinase (Confirmed by transcript evidence), whose translation MSSENQKIVVFGSIVQDLVSYTDSFPRPGESVRGHNFKLGSGGKGANQAVAAARLGINVSMIGMVGEDMFGDSNIKDLSSNGVDTSCVGRTKKTHTATATITVNKEGENNIVVTLGANLEMSPEIADANSSKIAGSKMVICQGEIDEKGNRRAFEIARSHGVTTFLNPAPGDPNMDKTILELVDIICTNENEAEFITGIAQNNVKDAEKAARAMLKMGPQHAIITLGGKGVLLASKGVDDVEHTAVIKVDAVDTTGAGDCFCGSLAAHLVAGHPISASIRSAANLAALSVTRHGTQSSYWKLDEIRQQYPEFLP comes from the exons ATGTCAagtgaaaaccagaaaatcgtGGTTTTCGGAAGTATCGTTCAGGATCTTGTCag CTACACAGATAGTTTCCCAAGACCTGGAGAGTCGGTGCGCGGTCACAATTTCAAGCTGGGCTCCGGCGGAAAAGGCGCCAATCAGGCAGTTGCTGCGGCTCGCCTAGGGATCAATGTCTCAATGATTGGAATGGTTGGAGAAGATATGTTCGGAGATTCTAATATTAAGGATTTGAGCAGCAATGGAGTTGATACAAGTTGTGTGGGACGGACCAAAAAGACACATACCGCCACAGCGACTATCACTGTTAACAAAGAAG gcGAAAACAACATTGTGGTGACGCTGGGTGCAAATCTTGAAATGTCGCCTGAAATCGCTGATGCgaactcttcaaaaattgctggCTCGAAAATGGTCATTTGTCAGGgagaaattgacgaaaaagGAAATAGAAGAGCCTTCGAAATTGCTAGAAGTCACGGAGTCAccacttttttaaatccaGCTCCTGGGGATCCGAATATGGATAAGACGATTCTCGAGCTGGTTGATATTATTTGTACCAATGAGAATGAA GCGGAATTCATCACTGGAATCGCTCAAAACAACGTGAAAGACGCTGAAAAAGCAGCACGTGCAATGCTCAAAATGGGACCTCAACATGCGATCATAACTCTCGGAGGCAAAG GTGTCCTGCTTGCATCCAAAGGAGTCGATGATGTTGAGCATACCGCCGTGATCAAAGTCGATGCAGTTGATACTACG gGAGCCGGTGACTGTTTCTGTGGTTCACTGGCTGCTCATTTGGTTGCCGGCCATCCGATTTCCGCATCAATACGCTCGGCTGCCAACTTGGCCGCACTTTCTGTGACACGTCATGGAACTCAATCGAGTTATTGGAAGCTCGACGAGATTCGCCAACAATACCCGGAATTCTTGCCTTAA